The stretch of DNA GTGACTGAATCAGCCAGCTGAACGTCCGCTCCACGATCCAACGCTTCGGCAGGATCTCAAAACCCTTCGCCTTGTCGCTGCGCCTGACAATCTCCAGATCGATCTGCCGGTGCCGGTCCAACCGGGCCACCTCGCCTTC from Luteolibacter flavescens encodes:
- a CDS encoding transposase; the encoded protein is EGEVARLDRHRQIDLEIVRRSDKAKGFEILPKRWIVERTFSWLIQSRRLIRDHEVCMDHSKALIHLSMSRRMLARIAA